The proteins below are encoded in one region of Chrysemys picta bellii isolate R12L10 chromosome 4, ASM1138683v2, whole genome shotgun sequence:
- the EFCAB11 gene encoding EF-hand calcium-binding domain-containing protein 11 isoform X2: MTERGYSRDATQCRVKIKELRQAYQKTKESNGHSGSQPQTCRFYEALHSILGAAATTTPPLTVDSEDGILSTAASSEMLADGEDEEGEEEEEAVDSAYNAHFPDSQDLFITLTEIPYQPSPGVNPDPESGEGSVTTTVSRPTLASPSQRLAQIRRRKKRTRDDMFSELMGCSRADAAQQTQWRENMSQYQQAHGKREERWRQEDQQATQTRVPENTSVMNLARPSYVDVCKTSPMVHQCLQHH, from the exons atgacagagagaggatacagccgggatgcaacgcaatgccgcgtgaaaatcaaggagctgagacaagcgtaccagaagaccaaagagtcaaacggacactccggatcccagccccagacatgccgtttctacgaggcactgcattccattctaggtgcggccgccaccactaccccaccactgaccgtggactccgaggatgggatattgtcgacggccgcttcctcggagatgttagcggatggggaagatgaggaaggtgaggaggaggaggaggcagtcgacagcgcttacaacgctcatttcccagacagccaggatctcttcatcaccctcacagagatcccctaccaaccgtccccaggcgttaacccagaccctgaatcaggggaaggatcagtca ctacgactgtctcccgacctaccctggcatccccctcgcagaggctggcgcagattaggcggagaaagaaaaggacacgggacgacatgttctcagaacttatgggctgctcccgagctgatgcagcccagcagacccagtggagggagaacatgtcgcaataccagcaagCACACGgcaaacgggaggagaggtggcggcaggaagaccagcaggcgactcaaaccagagttcctgaaaacacgagcgtcatgaaccttgcccggccatcctatgttgatgtttgtaaaacgtcccctatggtccaccagtgcttgcagcaccattga